Proteins encoded in a region of the Planococcus citri chromosome 1, ihPlaCitr1.1, whole genome shotgun sequence genome:
- the LOC135832210 gene encoding large ribosomal subunit protein uL3-like, producing the protein MSHRKFSAPRHGSMGFYPKKRARRHRGRVKSFPKDDPSKPIHLTSFLGYKAGMTHVVREADRPGSKVNKKEIVEPVTIIETPPMVIVGVVGYIETPHGLKALSTVWAAHLSEDCRRRFYKNWYKAKKRAFAKASKKWQDGAGLKAIDKELAKISKYCKVVRVIAHTQMKLLKFRQKKSHIMEIQINGGTVPDKVQWAREHFEKAIPVSHVFAQDEMVDCIGVTKGKGYKGVTSRWHTKKLPRKTHKGLRKVACIGAWHPSRVQFTVARAGQKGYHHRTEINKKIYRIGQGIHTKDGKIVKNNASTEYDLTEKTVTPMGGFPHYGEVNNDFIMIKGCCVGPKKRVITLRKSLLVHTKRSALEKINLKFIDTSSKFGHGRFQTVADKAAFMGPLKKDRIREEEKITSA; encoded by the exons ATG tCTCATCGTAAGTTCAGTGCTCCTCGACATGGTTCTATGGGCTTTTATCCAAAGAAGCGTGCCCGAAGACATCGTGGTAGAGTGAAGTCTTTCCCTAAGGATGATCCTTCGAAACCAATCCATTTGACATCTTTCCTTGGCTACAAAGCTGGTATGACTCACGTTGTTCGAGAAGCGGACAGACCAGGATCTA AGgtgaataaaaaagaaatcgtTGAACCTGTAACCATCATTGAGACTCCACCAATGGTCATCGTTGGAGTTGTGGGCTATATTGAAACTCCTCATGGCTTGAAAGCTCTGTCTACTGTGTGGGCTGCGCATCTTTCCGAAGACTGTAGAAGACGATTCTATAAAAATTG GTATAAAGCTAAGAAGAGGGCTTTCGCAAAAGCTTCTAAAAAGTGGCAAGATGGTGCCGGTCTCAAAGCGATTGACAAAGAATTagctaaaatttctaaatactGTAAAGTAGTTCGTGTCATTGCCCACACTCAG atgaaaCTGTTGAAGTTCCGTCAAAAGAAATCTCACATCATGGAAATCCAAATTAACGGTGGTACAGTGCCTGACAAAGTACAATGGGCTAGAGAACATTTCGAGAAAGCTATTCCGGTTTCTCATGTCTTCGCCCAAGATGAAATGGTTGATTGTATTGGTGTAACGAAAGGAAAAGGATACAAAG GTGTTACTTCTCGTTGGCATACAAAGAAATTACCTAGAAAAACTCACAAAGGATTGAGAAAAGTCGCTTGTATCGGTGCATGGCATCCAAGTCGTGTGCAATTCACCGTTGCTCGAGCAGGTCAAAAAGGTTATCATCATCGTACTGagatcaacaaaaaaatttatcgtatTGGACAAGGAATTCACACTAAAGACGGAAAA ATAGTCAAAAATAACGCGTCGACTGAATACGATTTGACAGAAAAAACAGTGACTCCTATGGGAGGATTCCCTCATTATGGTGAAGTGAACAACGATTTCATCATGATTAAAGGTTGCTGCGTTGGACCTAAAAAACGTGTCATTACCCTCCGAAAG TCCTTATTGGTTCATACCAAACGGTCAGCCTTGGAGAAGATCAACTTGAAGTTCATCGATACGTCATCTAAATTCGGTCATGGCCGCTTCCAAACTGTTGCTGATAAAGCTGCTTTTATGGGTCCATTGAAAAAGGACAGAATCCGCGAAGAAGAAAAGATAACCAGTGCATAA